The following proteins come from a genomic window of Citrobacter europaeus:
- the nfsB gene encoding oxygen-insensitive NAD(P)H nitroreductase: MDIVSVALKRYSTKAFDPNKKLTAEQAEKLKTLLQFSPSSTNSQPWHFIVASTDEGKARVAKSAAGGFVFNERKMLDASHVVVFCAKTAMDDAWLERVVDQEESDGRFATPEAKAANHKGRTFFADMHRKELKDDNHWMAKQVYLNVGNFLLGVAAMGLDAVPIEGFDSAVMDAEFGLKEKGFTSVVVVPVGHHSVEDFNAALPKSRLPLETTLTEV, encoded by the coding sequence ATGGATATTGTTTCTGTCGCCTTAAAACGTTACTCCACTAAGGCATTCGATCCGAATAAAAAACTGACCGCTGAGCAGGCCGAAAAATTAAAAACGCTGCTGCAGTTTAGCCCGTCCAGCACCAACTCTCAGCCATGGCACTTTATTGTCGCCAGCACTGACGAAGGTAAAGCGCGTGTAGCTAAATCCGCAGCCGGCGGTTTTGTATTCAACGAACGCAAAATGCTGGATGCTTCCCACGTTGTGGTGTTCTGCGCCAAAACGGCGATGGACGATGCGTGGCTGGAGCGCGTGGTGGATCAAGAAGAGAGCGATGGTCGTTTCGCTACGCCTGAAGCTAAAGCCGCAAACCATAAAGGCCGTACCTTCTTTGCCGACATGCATCGCAAAGAGCTGAAGGATGACAACCACTGGATGGCAAAACAGGTGTACCTCAACGTCGGTAACTTCCTGCTAGGCGTTGCGGCTATGGGCCTGGATGCTGTGCCGATCGAAGGCTTTGATTCAGCGGTCATGGATGCAGAATTTGGCCTGAAAGAGAAAGGTTTCACCAGCGTAGTGGTGGTTCCGGTGGGTCATCACAGCGTAGAAGATTTCAACGCCGCACTGCCGAAATCTCGTCTGCCGCTGGAAACGACACTGACGGAAGTCTAA